Within Roseisolibacter agri, the genomic segment ACGGCCGCCAAGGCGGGCGTGGACGCGCTGACGCGCACGCTGGCGGTGGAGTGGGCGCCGTACGGGATCCGCATCAACGCGATCGCGCCCGGCCCGATCCCCACCGAGGGGGTGCGGAAGGCGTTCACGCCGCCGGCGGACAGCGGCATCCCCGACGTCTTCGCGGCCGCGGACGAGGCGATGGCGCGCTACGCCCGGAAGGCGATCCCGCTGGGGCGCTGGGGTGCACCACGCGACATCGCGAACATGGTGGCGTTCCTCGCGTCGCCCGCGGGCGACTGGATCACCGGCGCGATCATGGTGGTGGACGGCGGCGAGTGGCTGTCGAAGGCCGGCGCGTGATCGCGAACTGACGCGAACCGTCGGCATTCCGGGGGAATGACGGCCCGCTGCCTGCCACTGGGCGGGGGCCGGCCGGCCGCGTGACGGCACCCAGCGCTTCCCGCGTGTCCCGCGTCACCGACCGGCCCGCACGACTGCCAGCACGGGTGATCGGAGTCACGCCGAGGGTTTTCCATGGACCGTACGTTGCCCTTGCGTCCTGCACGGAGACGGTCGGCGGCTGCTGACCTCCCAACGCGCTGTGCCGCCCGACGCACCGCCGTCACCACCAACTTCACGGGGATTCCAACTATGCGCTCCTTCCAGGTTCTGGTTCTGGGTCTCGCCGGCGCCGCCAGCCTCAGCGCGTGCGCGACCAAGGGCTACGTCAACCGCCGCGTCGACACCGTGGTCGCCACCGAGCGCGTCGCGCGTGAGAGCGCCGACAGCGCGCAGGTCCGCGACATCGCCGCCCTCCGCACGGATCTGACGGCGCTCCGCAACGACCTGCAGACGCTCCGCAACGAGTTCGGCGCGCGCATCACGGCGATGGAGGACCAGGTCAAGTTCACGATGCCGGTCCACTTCGCGTTCGACGACGCGTCGGTCCGCCAGGAGGACCAGGCGGCGCTGCAGCGCTTCGCGCAGGTCGCCAACAAGTACTACAACGGCGCCGCGATCACGGTCGAGGGCTTCGCGGATCCGGCCGGCTCGGCGCGCTACAACGCCGCGCTCTCGAAGCGCCGCGCGGACTCGGTGAAGGACTTCCTCGTCGCGCAGGGCCTGAACGACGGCCTCGTCAAGACGGTCGGCCTCGGTGAGAGCCGCCAGGTCCGTCCGGGCGCCGCGGGCAACGACGCGGGCGCGGAGCTGAACCGCCGCGTGGTGTTCGTGATCGAGTCGCCGGGCGTGGGTGCCGCGACGACCGCCGCGACGACCGCCTCGATGCAGTAAGGCCCAACGGAGGGACGTCGCGCGACGCTGCGCGGCGCCCCTCCGTTCGCACGACCTCCGCACGACCTCCGCACGACCCGCTGCACCGCGGCCCGTCCGCACCGCAGCGTACGACGCGCCCCGCCGGGCCTGAGCCCGGCGGGGCGCGTCGCGTGCGCGACGTCCGCGACGTGCGCGGATCGCACGCGTACGCGGTCTGCACTGGCGTCCGGCGTTCGCGGCGCCGCCCCGGTCGCGACGTCTTGGGGCGCCGCGAGGCGCCGCCCGGGTCCGATCCTTGATGGGGCGGCCGCACATGCACGATCCCGCGCACATGACCGCACCGAAGACGCCTCCCGCCCGCCGCGCCGCCCGCGCCGCCGCCCCCGCGGCCGGCGCCACCGCGAGCCCGCCCCGCATCGTCGTCGCCGACGTCGCGCCCTCCGTGGACGACGGGCGCTTCCCGGCCAAGCGCGTCCTCGGCGAGACGTGCGTCGTCACGGCCGACGCGTTCCGCGAGGGGCACGAGCTGCTGCGTGCGCGCGTGCGCTATCGTGGCCCGGACGGCGGCGCGTGGCGCACCGCGCCGATGACGCACGATCCCGACGCCGACCGCTGGACCGGCGAGTTCCCGCTCGACGCGCTCGGCGACTGGACCTTCACCGTCGAGGCGTGGACCGACGAGTTCGGGACGTGGCTGCAGCGGCTCGGCAAGCGCGTCGCGGCGCAGCAGCCCGAGGTCGCGACCGAGCTGCTCGACGGCGGCGCGCAGCTGCAGCGGGCCGCGCGACGCGCGCCCTTCGGCGCGGCGCGCAAGCGCCTCGAGGCGGCGGCCACGCTGCTGCTCGACACCGCGCAGCCGCTGGACGCGCGCGTCGCCGCCGCGACCGATCCCGCGCTCGCGACGCTGATGGAGGCGCACGCGCCGGCGAACGACCTCACCACCTACGACCGCGAGCTGCGCGTCTCCGTGGAGCGTCCGCGCGCGGCGTTCGCGGCGTGGTACGAGTTCTTCCCGCGCTCGACCGCCACGGAGCCGGGGCGCCACGGCACCTTCGCCGACGCGGAGCGGGTGCTGCCGCGCATCGCGGAGCTCGGGTTCGACGTCGTGTACCTGCCGCCCATCCACCCGATCGGCCGCACCTTCCGGAAGGGGAGGAACAACACGCTCACCGCCGAGGCGGACGACGTCGGCAGCCCGTGGGCGATCGGCAGCGAGCACGGAGGCCACACCGCGATCGAGCCGGCGCTCGGCACGCTCGAGGACTTCGAGCGCTTCGTCGCCCGCGCGCGCGCGCTCGACCTGGACGTCGCGCTCGACTTCGCGCTGCAGGTGTCGCCCGACCATCCCTGGGTGCAGGAGCACCCCGAGTGGTTCGTGAAGCGGGCCGACGGCACGATCGCGTACGCCGAGAACCCGCCCAAGAAGTACCAGGACATCTACCCGCTCGACTTCTGGTCGTCCGACCGCGAGGGGCTCTGGACGGCGGCGCGCGACGCGCTGCTGTTCTGGATCGCGCGCGGCGTGAACACCTTCCGCGTCGACAACCCGCACACCAAGCCGTTCGCCTTCTGGCAGTGGGTGATCGCCGAGGTGCGCCGCGCGCACCCGGAGGTCGTCTTCCTGAGCGAGGCGTTCACGCGCCCCAAGAAGCTGCTGCACCTGGCGAAGCTCGGCTTCTCGCAGTCGTACGGCTACTTCACGTGGAAGAACGAGGCGTGGGAGATCACGCAGTGGCTCGAGGAGTTCCTCGCGCCCGACGTGGTGGAGTACCACCGCGGCAACTTCTTCGTGAACACGCCGGACATCCTGCACGAGTTCCTGCAGACGGGCGGGCGCGGTGCGTTCCGCCTGCGGCTCCTGCTGGCCGGCACGCTGAGCCCCCTCTACGGCGTCTACAGCGGCTTCGAGCTGCTGGAGCACGAGCCGGTGCGCGCGGGCAGCGAGGAGTACCTCAACAGCGAGAAGTACGAGCTGCGGCAGCGCGACTTCACCGCGCCCGGCAACCTCGACGAGGACATCCGGCGGCTGAACCGCATCCGGCGCGCGGAGCCCGCGTTGCAGCGGCAGGACAACCTGACCTTCCACCGCTCGGAGAACGAGCAGGTGCTCTTCTATCGTCGCGCCGGCAGCAAGGGCGCGGCCGACCTGCTGGTGGCCGTGAACCTGGATCCCCGCCAGGCGCACGCGTCCATCGTGCACGTGCCCATCGCGGACATGAACATCGCGGACGACGAGCCGTACGAGGTGGAGGACCTGCTGACGGGCGCGCGCTACACGTGGCGCGGCGTGCGCAACTACGTGCGGCTGGATCCCGCGCACGAGCCCGCGCACGTGCTGCGCGTGGAGGCGCGGCCGCCGCGTCCGAAGGCCGCGAAGGCGACCACCGCGGGCGCCGGAGGCCACGCGTGACGGCGCCGACCGACCAGCGCGCCGCCGAGGAGCGCGCGGCGCACGAGTTCCGCGGCGACGACAACCCGCTCTGGTACAAGGACGCGATCATCTACCAGCTGCACGTCAAGGCGTACCGCGACCACAACGGCGACGGCTACGGCGACTTCCGCGGGCTGCTGGACAAGCTGGACTACATCCAGTCGCTCGGCGTCGACTGCATCTGGCTGCTGCCGTTCTACCCGTCGCCGCTGCGCGACGACGGGTACGACATCTCGGACTACAAGGCGATCAACCCGACGTACGGCACGCTGGAGGACTTCCAGCGCTTCCTCGACGCGGCGCACGCGCGCGGCATCCGCGTCATCACGGAGCTCGTCATCAACCACACGAGCGACCAGCACCCGTGGTTCCAGCGCGCGCGCCTGGCGCCCAAGGGGAGCCCGGAGCGCGACTGGTACGTCTGGAGCGACGATCCCAATCGCTACGCCGGCACGCGCATCATCTTCACCGACACCGAGACGTCCAACTGGACGTGGGACCCGGTGGCGCAGCAGTTCTACTGGCACCGCTTCTTCAGCCACCAGCCGGATCTCAACTTCGACAACCCGGAGGTGCTGGAGGCGGTGAAGGACGCCATGCGCTTCTGGCTCGACATGGGCGTCGACGGATTGCGGCTGGACGCGATCCCGTACCTGGTGGAGCGCGACGGCACGAACTGCGAGAACCTGCCCGAGACGCACACGGTCCTGAAGCAGCTGCGCGCCGCGCTGGACGCCGAGTACCACGGGCGGATCTTCCTCGCGGAGGCGAACCAGTGGCCGCCCGACGTGCGCCCGTACTTCGGCGACTCGGACGAGTGCCACATGGCGTTCCACTTCCCGGTGATGCCGCGCATGTACATGGCCGTCGCGCGCGCCGACCGGACGCCGATCGTCGAGATCATGGCGCGCACGCCGGACATCCCGGCCGACTGCCAGTGGGCGATCTTCCTCCGCAACCACGACGAGCTGACGCTCGAGATGGTGACGGACGAGGAGCGCGACTACATGTACCGCGAGTACGCCAAGGATCCCCGCATGCGCATCAACGTGGGGATCCGGCGCCGGCTCGCGCCGCTGATGGACAACGCGCGGCGGCGCATCGAGCTGATGAACACGCTCCTGATGTCGATGCCCGGCACGCCCATCATGTACTACGGCGACGAGATCGGAATGGGCGACAACGTGTTCCTGGGCGACCGCAACGGCGTGCGCACGCCGATGCAGTGGAACGGCTCGTGGAACTCGGGCTTCTCGGAAGCCGACAGCGCCGCGCTCTACAGCCCGCTCATCGTCGACCCGCCCTACGGCTACCAGGGCGTGAACGTCATGGCGTCGGAGCGCACGGACTCGTCGCTCCTGCGCTGGATGCGGCGGCTGATCGCGGTCCGCAAGACGTCGCGGGCGTTCGGGCGCGGGCGCATCGAGTTCCTGCACCCGGCGAACCGGAAGATCCTCGTCTTCCTGCGCGAGTACGAGGACGACATCGTGCTGGTGGCGTGCAACCTCTCCGGCAGCGCCGAGCCGGTGGAGCTGGACCTGCGCCGCTTCGCGGGCTACGTGCCGATCGAGATGTGGAGCGACCGGCCGTTCCCGACGATCGGCGAGCTGCCCTACTTCCTGACGTTCGGCCCGCACGGCTACTACTGGTTCCGGCTCTCGCGTCCCGACGGCGCAGGGCCGGGCGCGTGAGCCCGGCCCACGCCGGCGCCCCTGACGCCGGCGTTCCGCCGTTCGACTGGGGGGCGCTGCCGCCGGCCGCGCTGGCCGACCACCTCGCGCGCCAGCGCTGGAGCGGGGCGCGGGGCGCCACGATCACCGACGTCCGCGTCGCCGGCTGGATCCCGTTCCCGCTCGACGCGGCGGACGCGTGCGCGATCGTGCTCGTCGAGGGGCGCGTGAACGGCGCGCCCGTGCGCTGGCAGCTGCCGCTGCTCGCGCCGTCCGACGCCGCGGTCGACCTCGCGTCCGCCGACGCGACGGCGCACGCCCCCTTCCGCGACGCGCTGCGCGCGGCCCTGGCCGCGGAGCGCGAGCTGCCGGGACGGACGACCGACGGCCGGCCGCTGCGCTGGCGCGCGCGCGCGGTCGCGCGCGATGGCGCGCTCGCGGCGTCGCTCCCGTCGCGCGTCGGCGGCGCGGAGCAGAGCAACACCTCGCTCCTCTACGGCGAGGCGGCGATCGTGAAGCTGTTCCGGCGGCTGGAGCGCGGTCCGCAGCCCGACGTCGAGATCGGGCGCGCGCTCGCGACCACGCGCTTCGCGCACGTGCCCGCGCTGCTCGCCGTCGTCGAGCTGGACGAGGACGGCGACGTCACCGTGCTGGCGATGGCGCAGGCGCTGGTGCCGCGCGCCCGTGACGCCTGGGAGGTGGTGGTCGCGCGCGCCCGCGCCGCGCTCGCCGGCGACGCGTCCACCGAATCAGACGCCGGCGTCGCGGAGGCGCGCCGGCTGGGCGAGGCCACGCGCCGCCTGCACGATGCGCTCGCGGCCGTCGGGGAGGAGGCCTTCGCGCCCGAGCCGGCCACGCCGGCCGACGTGCGCGGCTGGGCCGGCGATGCGGCGCGCGCGTTCGACCTCGCGCTCGACGCCGTCGCGCCGCCGCCGGGCGAGGACGCCTCGACCGACACCGCGCGGGCGTTCGCGGAGGCGCGCGCCGCGCTCGGCGCCCTCGCGGCGCGTCGCGAGGAGCTGCGTGCGCGGCTGGACGCGCTGGTCGCGCGCGTCGACGACGACGCGGGCCTGCGCATCCGCCACCACGGCGACTACCATCTGGGCCAGGTGCTGCGCGGCGAGGACGGCACGCTGGCCGTCATCGACTTCGAGGGCGAGCCGGCGCGTCCGCTGGCCGAGCGGCGCGCGCGACATTCGCCGCTGCGCGACGTCGCGGGCATGCTCCGTTCGTTCGGCTACGCGGCGGCGGCCGCGCTGCGCGAGGTGTCCGCCGAGGACGACGTCGCGCCGCGCGCCGACGCCTGGGAAGCGGCCGCGCGTGCCGCGTACCTGGACGGCTACTTCCACGCGGCGGCCGA encodes:
- a CDS encoding OmpA family protein — protein: MRSFQVLVLGLAGAASLSACATKGYVNRRVDTVVATERVARESADSAQVRDIAALRTDLTALRNDLQTLRNEFGARITAMEDQVKFTMPVHFAFDDASVRQEDQAALQRFAQVANKYYNGAAITVEGFADPAGSARYNAALSKRRADSVKDFLVAQGLNDGLVKTVGLGESRQVRPGAAGNDAGAELNRRVVFVIESPGVGAATTAATTASMQ
- a CDS encoding alpha-1,4-glucan--maltose-1-phosphate maltosyltransferase, giving the protein MTAPKTPPARRAARAAAPAAGATASPPRIVVADVAPSVDDGRFPAKRVLGETCVVTADAFREGHELLRARVRYRGPDGGAWRTAPMTHDPDADRWTGEFPLDALGDWTFTVEAWTDEFGTWLQRLGKRVAAQQPEVATELLDGGAQLQRAARRAPFGAARKRLEAAATLLLDTAQPLDARVAAATDPALATLMEAHAPANDLTTYDRELRVSVERPRAAFAAWYEFFPRSTATEPGRHGTFADAERVLPRIAELGFDVVYLPPIHPIGRTFRKGRNNTLTAEADDVGSPWAIGSEHGGHTAIEPALGTLEDFERFVARARALDLDVALDFALQVSPDHPWVQEHPEWFVKRADGTIAYAENPPKKYQDIYPLDFWSSDREGLWTAARDALLFWIARGVNTFRVDNPHTKPFAFWQWVIAEVRRAHPEVVFLSEAFTRPKKLLHLAKLGFSQSYGYFTWKNEAWEITQWLEEFLAPDVVEYHRGNFFVNTPDILHEFLQTGGRGAFRLRLLLAGTLSPLYGVYSGFELLEHEPVRAGSEEYLNSEKYELRQRDFTAPGNLDEDIRRLNRIRRAEPALQRQDNLTFHRSENEQVLFYRRAGSKGAADLLVAVNLDPRQAHASIVHVPIADMNIADDEPYEVEDLLTGARYTWRGVRNYVRLDPAHEPAHVLRVEARPPRPKAAKATTAGAGGHA
- the treS gene encoding maltose alpha-D-glucosyltransferase; translation: MIYQLHVKAYRDHNGDGYGDFRGLLDKLDYIQSLGVDCIWLLPFYPSPLRDDGYDISDYKAINPTYGTLEDFQRFLDAAHARGIRVITELVINHTSDQHPWFQRARLAPKGSPERDWYVWSDDPNRYAGTRIIFTDTETSNWTWDPVAQQFYWHRFFSHQPDLNFDNPEVLEAVKDAMRFWLDMGVDGLRLDAIPYLVERDGTNCENLPETHTVLKQLRAALDAEYHGRIFLAEANQWPPDVRPYFGDSDECHMAFHFPVMPRMYMAVARADRTPIVEIMARTPDIPADCQWAIFLRNHDELTLEMVTDEERDYMYREYAKDPRMRINVGIRRRLAPLMDNARRRIELMNTLLMSMPGTPIMYYGDEIGMGDNVFLGDRNGVRTPMQWNGSWNSGFSEADSAALYSPLIVDPPYGYQGVNVMASERTDSSLLRWMRRLIAVRKTSRAFGRGRIEFLHPANRKILVFLREYEDDIVLVACNLSGSAEPVELDLRRFAGYVPIEMWSDRPFPTIGELPYFLTFGPHGYYWFRLSRPDGAGPGA
- a CDS encoding maltokinase N-terminal cap-like domain-containing protein encodes the protein MSPAHAGAPDAGVPPFDWGALPPAALADHLARQRWSGARGATITDVRVAGWIPFPLDAADACAIVLVEGRVNGAPVRWQLPLLAPSDAAVDLASADATAHAPFRDALRAALAAERELPGRTTDGRPLRWRARAVARDGALAASLPSRVGGAEQSNTSLLYGEAAIVKLFRRLERGPQPDVEIGRALATTRFAHVPALLAVVELDEDGDVTVLAMAQALVPRARDAWEVVVARARAALAGDASTESDAGVAEARRLGEATRRLHDALAAVGEEAFAPEPATPADVRGWAGDAARAFDLALDAVAPPPGEDASTDTARAFAEARAALGALAARREELRARLDALVARVDDDAGLRIRHHGDYHLGQVLRGEDGTLAVIDFEGEPARPLAERRARHSPLRDVAGMLRSFGYAAAAALREVSAEDDVAPRADAWEAAARAAYLDGYFHAAAEGRPSYLPRSRVSADALVRVFELEKLFYELRYEVRNRPDWLAIPLRGLQALLAAEVR